The proteins below come from a single Tsuneonella deserti genomic window:
- the ctaD gene encoding cytochrome c oxidase subunit I codes for MATTADHFQAHTDDHAHHDADHKPGFFARWFMSTNHKDIGSMYLVFAIFAGIIGGAISGVMRAELMQPGIQVLGSWVALWGGEASFEANLHAWNVLITAHGLIMIFFMVMPAMIGGFGNWFVPLMIGAPDMAFPRMNNISYWLTVAGFVSLCLSMFVPGDATGLGSGTGWTVYAPLSTSGSVGPATDFAIFALHLAGAASIMGAINFITTIFNMRAPGMTLHKMPLFVWSVLVTAFLLLLALPVLAAAITMLITDRNFGTTFFEASGGGDPILFQHLFWFFGHPEVYIMILPGFGMISQIVATFSRKPVFGYLGMAYAMVAIGVVGFIVWAHHMFTTGLSVNEKMYFTAATMVIAVPTGVKIFSWIATMWGGSIEFKSPMVWAIGFIFLFTVGGVTGVYLANGGVDDVVHDTYFVVAHFHYVLSMGAVFSLFAGFYYWFPKMSGRMHSELLAHLHFWGFFIGVNVIFFPQHFLGLNGMPRRYPDYALAFEYWNNVSTIGYMIMAGSMIFFFANLVYAFTVGKKAAANYWGPGATTLEWTLSSPPPYHQFETLPVIEDDHDYHNHLPRGGAPATA; via the coding sequence ATGGCCACTACCGCCGACCACTTCCAGGCTCACACCGACGATCACGCGCATCATGACGCGGATCACAAGCCGGGCTTCTTCGCCCGCTGGTTCATGTCGACCAACCACAAGGACATCGGTTCGATGTACCTTGTCTTCGCGATCTTCGCGGGAATCATCGGCGGCGCCATTTCGGGCGTGATGCGGGCCGAACTCATGCAGCCCGGCATCCAGGTGCTCGGCAGCTGGGTCGCCCTCTGGGGCGGAGAGGCGAGCTTCGAAGCGAACCTTCACGCCTGGAACGTGCTGATCACCGCGCACGGCCTGATCATGATCTTCTTCATGGTGATGCCGGCGATGATCGGCGGATTCGGCAACTGGTTCGTGCCGCTGATGATCGGTGCGCCGGACATGGCGTTCCCGCGCATGAACAACATCAGCTACTGGCTGACGGTCGCGGGCTTCGTGTCGCTCTGCCTTTCGATGTTCGTCCCCGGCGACGCGACTGGGCTGGGCTCGGGCACCGGCTGGACCGTCTACGCTCCGCTGTCGACCTCCGGGTCGGTCGGACCGGCGACTGACTTCGCGATCTTCGCGCTGCACCTTGCGGGCGCGGCGTCGATCATGGGCGCGATCAACTTCATCACCACCATCTTCAACATGCGCGCACCGGGCATGACGCTGCACAAGATGCCGCTGTTCGTGTGGTCGGTGCTGGTCACCGCCTTCCTGCTGCTGCTGGCGCTGCCCGTGCTGGCCGCGGCGATCACCATGCTGATCACCGACCGCAACTTCGGCACCACCTTCTTCGAAGCGAGCGGTGGTGGCGACCCGATCCTGTTCCAGCACCTGTTCTGGTTCTTTGGCCACCCCGAAGTGTACATCATGATCCTCCCGGGCTTCGGCATGATCAGCCAGATCGTCGCGACCTTCAGCCGCAAGCCGGTGTTCGGCTACCTCGGCATGGCCTACGCCATGGTAGCGATCGGCGTGGTCGGCTTCATCGTCTGGGCGCACCACATGTTCACCACCGGCCTGTCGGTGAACGAAAAGATGTACTTCACCGCGGCGACGATGGTCATCGCTGTGCCCACCGGCGTGAAGATCTTCAGCTGGATCGCAACGATGTGGGGCGGTTCCATCGAGTTCAAGAGCCCGATGGTCTGGGCGATCGGGTTCATCTTCCTCTTCACCGTCGGCGGCGTGACCGGCGTCTACCTCGCCAACGGCGGCGTGGACGACGTGGTCCACGACACCTATTTCGTGGTCGCGCACTTCCACTACGTGCTGTCCATGGGCGCGGTTTTCTCGCTGTTCGCCGGCTTCTACTACTGGTTCCCGAAGATGAGCGGGCGGATGCACTCGGAACTGCTCGCGCACCTGCACTTCTGGGGCTTCTTCATCGGCGTGAACGTGATCTTCTTCCCGCAGCACTTCCTCGGGCTGAACGGCATGCCGCGACGCTATCCGGACTACGCGCTGGCGTTCGAATACTGGAACAACGTCAGCACGATCGGCTACATGATCATGGCCGGGTCGATGATCTTCTTCTTCGCCAACCTGGTGTACGCCTTCACCGTGGGCAAGAAGGCTGCGGCCAACTACTGGGGTCCGGGCGCGACCACCCTCGAGTGGACGCTGTCGAGCCCGCCTCCGTATCACCAGTTCGAAACGCTGCCGGTGATCGAGGACGACCACGACTATCACAACCACCTGCCGCGGGGCGGAGCGCCGGCAACCGCCTGA
- the coxB gene encoding cytochrome c oxidase subunit II: MILGKSTARFLAPVWAALLLALAPQAAMAQERAPVAPAPIASNPVPAEGVAPGADEVGVGASGAVDDKVDASSEKVAPGAGAYKPLGPEWIKGQPTPGALDVQSQYSPTGRQAFKLHFGLVIVMVAISLFVLALLIFVMVRFRKGRNPVPSRTTHNTAIEVAWTLIPVLILVAIALPSISLISAQYESAPKDAVTVKVTGYQWYWGYTYPDNGGFEVISNMLPEEEAAKRGEPSHLGVDNRMVVPVGEWIRLQTTAADVIHSFAVPSLWFKLDAVPGRLNERRLFIEEPGIYYGQCSELCGAKHAYMPIAVEAVPRAQFDAWVRSQGGTVGKPEAAAAPAAAPIQQPESSAQQPVGAPADAKASQPASAPATAPAAKPAA; the protein is encoded by the coding sequence ATGATCCTCGGCAAATCGACCGCCCGTTTCCTTGCACCCGTCTGGGCCGCGCTCCTGCTGGCGCTCGCCCCGCAGGCGGCAATGGCGCAGGAACGCGCGCCTGTCGCGCCTGCGCCGATTGCCAGCAACCCGGTTCCGGCCGAAGGCGTGGCTCCGGGCGCCGATGAGGTAGGCGTGGGCGCCTCCGGCGCGGTGGACGACAAGGTGGATGCTTCGAGCGAAAAGGTCGCTCCGGGAGCAGGCGCCTACAAGCCGCTGGGGCCGGAATGGATCAAGGGGCAGCCGACGCCGGGCGCGCTCGACGTCCAGTCGCAGTACTCTCCGACCGGACGCCAGGCGTTCAAGCTGCACTTCGGCCTCGTCATCGTCATGGTCGCGATCAGCCTGTTCGTTCTCGCACTGCTCATTTTCGTGATGGTGCGCTTCCGCAAGGGCCGCAATCCGGTGCCTTCCCGCACCACGCACAACACCGCGATCGAAGTGGCCTGGACGCTGATCCCGGTCCTCATCCTGGTGGCGATCGCGCTGCCCTCGATCAGCCTGATTTCCGCCCAGTACGAATCCGCGCCCAAGGATGCGGTGACGGTCAAGGTGACCGGCTACCAGTGGTATTGGGGTTATACCTATCCCGATAACGGCGGGTTCGAGGTGATCTCGAACATGCTGCCCGAGGAAGAGGCTGCCAAGCGCGGCGAGCCAAGCCACCTGGGCGTCGACAACCGCATGGTCGTGCCGGTGGGCGAATGGATTCGCTTGCAGACAACGGCCGCGGACGTGATCCACTCGTTTGCCGTGCCGAGCCTGTGGTTCAAGCTCGACGCCGTTCCGGGTCGCCTCAACGAGCGTCGGCTCTTCATCGAGGAGCCGGGCATCTACTACGGGCAGTGCTCCGAACTGTGCGGTGCCAAGCACGCCTACATGCCTATCGCGGTCGAAGCGGTCCCGCGGGCGCAGTTCGATGCGTGGGTCCGCTCGCAGGGCGGCACCGTTGGTAAGCCGGAAGCGGCCGCTGCTCCGGCTGCCGCGCCGATCCAGCAGCCCGAAAGCTCGGCCCAGCAGCCTGTCGGCGCCCCCGCCGACGCAAAGGCCAGCCAGCCCGCCTCCGCACCTGCGACTGCCCCCGCTGCCAAGCCCGCCGCCTGA
- the pyrE gene encoding orotate phosphoribosyltransferase — MTDEEVLHEFRDAGALLEGHFLLSSGRHSTHYLQCARVLMNPERADRLARALAQKLPLELRAQIDAVVSPAMGGLIIGHEMGRALNKDAMFLERPTGTFELRRGFRLPEGARVLMVEDVVTTGLSSREAIAAVAREGGEVIAEAALVDRSNGTVDLGVPFYPLIDINFPTYDENELPAALAATPVTKPGSRS; from the coding sequence ATGACCGACGAAGAAGTGCTGCACGAATTCCGTGATGCCGGAGCCTTGCTCGAAGGGCACTTCCTGCTCTCCAGCGGACGTCACAGCACGCATTATCTCCAGTGCGCCCGCGTGCTGATGAATCCCGAACGGGCCGACCGGCTCGCCCGCGCGCTTGCGCAGAAACTGCCGCTTGAACTGCGCGCGCAGATCGATGCGGTTGTCAGCCCGGCGATGGGCGGCCTCATCATCGGTCACGAAATGGGCCGTGCCCTCAACAAGGACGCGATGTTCCTCGAGCGGCCGACTGGCACGTTCGAGCTGCGCCGCGGTTTCCGCCTGCCAGAAGGCGCGCGCGTGCTGATGGTGGAGGACGTGGTGACGACCGGCCTCTCCAGCCGCGAGGCGATTGCCGCGGTCGCGCGCGAGGGAGGAGAGGTCATCGCAGAAGCGGCGCTGGTCGATCGCTCGAACGGGACCGTCGATCTGGGCGTGCCGTTCTACCCGCTGATCGACATCAACTTCCCCACTTATGACGAGAACGAGCTTCCTGCCGCCCTCGCAGCGACTCCCGTGACGAAGCCGGGGAGCCGCTCCTGA
- a CDS encoding pyridoxine 5'-phosphate synthase: MTGRLRLGVNIDHVATIRNARGGDHPDPVRAAGIVAACGGDGITAHLREDRRHIRDEDLARIQAATDLPLNLEMAATDEMLAIALRHKPHAACIVPEKREEVTTEGGLDAAGQHNRLQPVVSRLIDAGIRVSLFIEASERQLEAALRLGAPVIEFHTGEYAHATGEKVAVELKRIADMAALAAKNGIEPHAGHGLTYENVQPIAAIPQLAELNIGHYLIGEAVFVGLEKAVRRMRELMDDAR; encoded by the coding sequence CTGACCGGACGCCTGCGCCTCGGGGTGAACATCGACCACGTCGCCACTATCCGCAACGCGCGCGGTGGCGACCATCCCGATCCCGTGCGCGCGGCCGGGATCGTGGCGGCGTGCGGCGGCGACGGCATCACGGCGCACTTGCGCGAAGACCGCCGCCACATCCGCGACGAGGACCTCGCCCGGATCCAGGCGGCGACCGACCTGCCGCTGAACCTTGAAATGGCGGCAACCGATGAGATGCTGGCCATCGCCCTGAGGCACAAGCCGCACGCCGCCTGCATCGTGCCCGAGAAGCGCGAGGAGGTGACGACCGAGGGCGGGCTGGACGCGGCGGGCCAGCACAACCGCCTGCAACCGGTGGTTTCGCGCCTCATCGACGCCGGCATTCGCGTCAGCCTGTTCATCGAGGCGAGCGAGCGCCAGCTCGAGGCGGCGCTGCGCCTGGGCGCGCCCGTGATCGAATTCCACACCGGCGAATATGCCCATGCGACCGGGGAGAAGGTGGCCGTTGAGCTCAAGCGCATCGCGGACATGGCAGCCCTCGCCGCAAAGAACGGCATCGAGCCGCACGCGGGCCATGGCCTCACCTACGAGAACGTCCAGCCGATCGCAGCGATCCCCCAGCTGGCCGAGCTCAACATCGGGCACTACCTTATCGGGGAGGCGGTGTTCGTCGGCCTGGAGAAAGCGGTGCGGCGGATGCGCGAGCTGATGGACGACGCGCGGTGA
- the acpS gene encoding holo-ACP synthase yields MIIGLGSDLTNMDRIANSLERWGEKFEARCFTDVERAKAAGRPYTRVGTFAKRWAAKEAFAKAVGTGFKRGVFHKDIGVVNAPSGAPTLALTGGAALRLAEMMPEGHEARIHLTLTDDHPWAQAFVVIEALPT; encoded by the coding sequence GTGATCATCGGCCTTGGCTCCGACCTCACCAACATGGACCGGATCGCCAACTCCCTCGAACGATGGGGAGAGAAGTTCGAGGCGCGGTGCTTTACGGATGTCGAGCGCGCCAAGGCTGCCGGGCGCCCCTACACCAGGGTGGGCACGTTCGCCAAAAGGTGGGCGGCCAAGGAAGCATTTGCCAAGGCTGTCGGCACGGGTTTCAAACGCGGCGTGTTTCACAAGGACATCGGGGTGGTGAATGCGCCCTCCGGCGCCCCCACCCTCGCACTGACGGGCGGCGCGGCCTTGCGGCTTGCCGAAATGATGCCGGAAGGCCATGAGGCGCGCATTCACCTGACCCTAACCGACGATCATCCATGGGCGCAGGCCTTCGTCGTAATCGAGGCCCTCCCCACTTGA
- the lepB gene encoding signal peptidase I, which produces MGAGLRRNRGPPHLKAVSETHPVSEPEKKREKINWIAEVRGLALMLLAVLAFHSLVAKPFYIPSTSMVPNLMVGDRLVVSKYPYGWSWVSASFHLLPRSDTRIWPATPQYGDIVIAVPPDRDEDYIKRVIGLPGDRIAVVNGQVILNGKPVPQKVEPDIRIPVDAQLCEGRPCLGYWDNYRVRAADGKDYYEVPALRETLPNGATYLVIDHENQMLDNYPETLVPAGHVFLMGDNRDHSADSRAETWERGLGGPVPLANVGGRAEFITFSLDGTTTWNPATWWSSLRGKRAWTTLRPPLVKGAASK; this is translated from the coding sequence ATGGGCGCAGGCCTTCGTCGTAATCGAGGCCCTCCCCACTTGAAAGCTGTCAGCGAAACCCATCCCGTGAGCGAACCTGAAAAGAAGCGCGAGAAGATAAACTGGATCGCGGAAGTGCGCGGCCTGGCGCTGATGCTTCTCGCGGTGCTGGCGTTCCACAGCCTCGTTGCCAAGCCGTTCTACATCCCGTCCACGTCGATGGTGCCAAACCTGATGGTCGGCGACCGCCTCGTGGTGTCGAAGTATCCCTACGGCTGGAGCTGGGTTTCGGCATCCTTCCACCTGCTGCCACGCAGCGACACGCGCATCTGGCCCGCCACGCCGCAGTACGGCGACATCGTCATCGCCGTGCCGCCCGACCGGGACGAGGATTATATCAAGCGGGTGATCGGCCTGCCGGGTGACCGGATCGCGGTCGTCAACGGGCAGGTCATCCTCAACGGCAAGCCGGTGCCGCAGAAAGTCGAGCCCGACATCCGTATCCCCGTCGATGCCCAGCTATGCGAAGGTCGTCCATGCCTTGGCTACTGGGACAACTACCGCGTCCGCGCAGCCGACGGGAAGGACTACTATGAAGTCCCGGCCCTGCGCGAAACCCTGCCAAACGGTGCGACGTATCTCGTCATCGACCACGAAAACCAGATGCTCGACAATTATCCCGAGACGCTGGTGCCGGCGGGCCACGTCTTCCTGATGGGCGACAACCGCGATCATTCGGCCGACAGCCGGGCGGAGACCTGGGAACGCGGGCTCGGCGGGCCCGTGCCGCTCGCCAACGTCGGCGGTAGAGCGGAGTTCATCACGTTCTCGCTCGACGGAACCACCACCTGGAACCCCGCCACCTGGTGGAGCTCGCTGCGCGGCAAGCGTGCGTGGACGACGCTGCGACCGCCGCTGGTCAAGGGCGCCGCGAGCAAGTGA
- a CDS encoding AI-2E family transporter has translation MSVTEPQDDNEPVGTSPTRIENPELQREANRALVWALVIGLLVLAVYLAQSLLVVFGALVFAAMLDGGARLLGRVLPIGRAWRVMILLVCAIGFLVWLVNFAGSQIAAQAAEFPAIISEQVGRGVAYLRSKGFAIDEGNLQDLFSQLFTGVGSLGRAIGGVFGGLATVILLLTIGIYLAVDPRPYERGLSWMIAERHRDHVADTLDHMAFNLRRLLFGRLVGMVAEGFFTWGLLSLIGVPMAALLGLITGVLAFIPNIGALTAGILMTLVGFSGGVEMGLWTIASYFLIQSFDGYVLVPMIAKKTVDLAPALVLAFQLIMGVLFGVLGLTFADPMLAMIKVALERRAHRLANGSEVPAAG, from the coding sequence GTGAGCGTCACCGAACCGCAGGATGATAACGAGCCGGTCGGCACCAGCCCGACACGGATCGAGAATCCCGAGCTTCAGCGGGAGGCCAACCGCGCGCTCGTGTGGGCGCTGGTGATCGGGCTCCTCGTGCTGGCGGTATATCTCGCCCAATCGCTGCTGGTGGTATTCGGCGCGCTGGTGTTTGCGGCAATGCTCGATGGCGGCGCGCGGCTGCTCGGGCGCGTCCTGCCGATCGGCCGCGCCTGGCGCGTCATGATCCTGCTCGTCTGCGCGATCGGATTCCTGGTCTGGCTGGTGAACTTCGCCGGGTCGCAGATCGCCGCCCAGGCTGCCGAATTCCCCGCCATCATCAGCGAACAGGTCGGACGCGGCGTGGCCTATCTCCGTTCCAAGGGTTTTGCGATCGACGAGGGGAACCTGCAGGACCTGTTCAGCCAGCTTTTCACCGGCGTCGGCTCCCTCGGGCGTGCCATCGGCGGCGTGTTCGGCGGCCTTGCAACAGTGATTCTGTTGCTGACGATCGGCATCTATCTCGCAGTCGACCCGCGCCCTTACGAACGCGGGCTATCCTGGATGATTGCCGAGCGGCACCGCGACCATGTGGCCGACACGCTCGATCACATGGCTTTCAATCTGCGCCGCCTGCTGTTCGGCCGACTGGTCGGCATGGTCGCCGAGGGGTTTTTCACATGGGGCCTGCTGTCACTCATCGGCGTGCCGATGGCCGCATTGCTGGGCCTCATCACCGGCGTGCTGGCCTTCATTCCCAACATCGGAGCGCTCACCGCGGGCATCCTCATGACGCTCGTCGGCTTCTCGGGCGGGGTCGAGATGGGACTGTGGACGATCGCTAGCTATTTCCTGATCCAGAGCTTCGATGGCTACGTGCTGGTGCCCATGATTGCCAAGAAGACGGTCGATCTCGCCCCGGCGCTGGTGCTTGCATTCCAGCTCATCATGGGCGTGCTCTTCGGGGTGCTCGGCCTGACCTTCGCGGATCCGATGCTGGCGATGATCAAGGTGGCGCTGGAGCGGCGGGCCCACCGGCTGGCGAATGGCTCGGAAGTGCCGGCCGCAGGCTGA
- a CDS encoding DUF3089 domain-containing protein: MARKFLYLVAFVVFLFIAGAIALSIWSKEATELAFVPRGEFVSQPALDSNAYADPAMWYSRPGMGAADPARYVPQVSDGAASPDNPAAERALGAPVPSPTAEGPAGAHHYAVFFVHPTSYIRPAIGSDAPWNAPLGNKEAEARARLFLRGMASPFGQADEVWAPKYRQAVIGAFLTDKPEAQKALDLAYRDVAQAFDFFVGTIGKDEPIVLAGHSQGALQIMRLLREKVLGTPLEKRIAMVYPIGWPVSVEHDLPALGLPACATPDQAGCIATWSTFAEPADPSQMLERFTATPGFDGKPRGNSSILCVNPVTGTVNGTATADENLGTLKPNSDFSAGELIEGAVAARCDPATGLLLIGEGPDLGPGVLPGNNYHVYDIPLFWANLKADVAQRMATWTARR; this comes from the coding sequence ATGGCGCGTAAGTTCCTTTACCTCGTCGCGTTCGTCGTCTTCCTGTTCATTGCAGGGGCGATCGCCCTGAGCATCTGGTCGAAAGAAGCGACCGAGCTCGCCTTCGTGCCGCGCGGGGAATTCGTGTCGCAGCCCGCGCTCGACAGCAACGCGTATGCCGATCCGGCCATGTGGTATTCGCGCCCCGGCATGGGCGCGGCCGATCCTGCCCGCTACGTGCCGCAGGTCTCCGATGGCGCCGCCTCGCCGGACAATCCCGCGGCGGAGCGGGCGCTGGGCGCGCCTGTACCCTCCCCGACAGCCGAAGGTCCGGCAGGCGCCCATCACTACGCGGTCTTCTTCGTCCACCCGACGAGCTACATTCGGCCTGCCATCGGGTCCGACGCGCCGTGGAATGCACCGCTCGGCAACAAGGAAGCCGAGGCGCGCGCGCGGCTGTTCCTGCGCGGAATGGCGAGCCCTTTCGGCCAAGCCGACGAGGTCTGGGCGCCGAAGTACCGGCAGGCGGTGATCGGCGCCTTCCTGACCGACAAGCCCGAGGCGCAGAAGGCGCTCGACCTCGCCTATCGCGACGTTGCGCAGGCGTTCGATTTCTTCGTCGGCACGATCGGGAAGGACGAGCCGATCGTGCTCGCCGGGCACAGCCAGGGCGCCTTGCAGATCATGCGACTGCTGCGCGAAAAGGTGCTCGGCACCCCGCTCGAGAAGCGCATTGCCATGGTCTATCCGATCGGGTGGCCTGTTTCGGTAGAGCACGACCTGCCCGCGCTTGGTCTGCCTGCGTGCGCCACGCCGGACCAGGCTGGCTGCATCGCCACCTGGTCCACTTTCGCCGAGCCGGCCGATCCCAGCCAGATGCTCGAACGGTTCACCGCGACCCCCGGCTTCGACGGCAAGCCGCGCGGAAACAGCTCGATCCTGTGCGTCAACCCTGTCACCGGCACGGTGAACGGCACAGCCACCGCGGACGAAAACCTCGGCACGCTCAAGCCGAACAGCGACTTTTCCGCCGGGGAGTTGATTGAAGGCGCGGTTGCGGCGCGGTGCGATCCCGCGACAGGCCTGCTACTGATCGGCGAAGGGCCCGACCTCGGCCCCGGGGTGCTGCCCGGCAACAACTACCACGTCTATGACATCCCCCTGTTCTGGGCGAACCTGAAGGCGGACGTGGCGCAGCGGATGGCGACATGGACGGCGCGGCGCTGA
- the ruvX gene encoding Holliday junction resolvase RuvX, with amino-acid sequence MDGAALITDRAAEFSAALPDGGVLLALDLGTKTIGTALCDAGWRFATADKTLPRGKFGRDREALASLVAARSVRGVVIGLPRNMDGSEGPRAQASRAYARNLSAALGLPVLLWDERWSTVSAERALIEQDLSRAKRKERIDAHAAAVILQAAIDTLAGAAF; translated from the coding sequence ATGGACGGCGCGGCGCTGATCACCGATCGGGCGGCCGAATTTTCCGCCGCCCTGCCCGATGGCGGCGTGCTGCTGGCGCTGGACCTCGGGACGAAGACGATCGGCACCGCGCTGTGCGACGCCGGCTGGCGTTTCGCTACTGCCGACAAGACCCTTCCGCGCGGCAAGTTCGGCCGCGACCGGGAAGCGCTGGCCTCGCTTGTCGCGGCGCGTTCGGTGCGCGGGGTGGTCATCGGCCTGCCGCGCAACATGGACGGCAGCGAGGGCCCGCGCGCGCAGGCGAGCCGCGCCTACGCGCGCAACCTGTCCGCCGCGCTGGGACTGCCGGTGCTGCTGTGGGACGAACGCTGGTCGACTGTCAGCGCCGAACGCGCGCTGATCGAGCAGGACCTGAGCAGGGCCAAGCGCAAGGAGCGGATCGATGCGCACGCCGCCGCGGTCATCCTCCAGGCGGCCATCGACACGCTCGCGGGAGCGGCGTTCTAG
- the ribB gene encoding 3,4-dihydroxy-2-butanone-4-phosphate synthase: MSQSIIERVRTLVADDRMSRTALARAAGLHANSLRDCLEPKWNPTADTLGKLESFLSANDERPVIVSAEEIIDEARNGRMFVLVDDEDRENEGDLIIPAQMATPNAINFMATHGRGLICLAMTRSRIEQLDLKLMSRDNRSRHETAFTTSIEAREGVSTGISAGDRARTVSVAIDGTKGRDDIVTPGHVFPLVARDGGVLVRAGHTEAAVDISRLAGLNPSGVICEIMNEDGTMARMDDLVRFARLHDLKIGTIRDLIAYRRKHDHLIERRGERRFTSRWGGEWQAVAFYNRATGEETLALVKGAIDPEKPTLVRMHSLSLFDDIFGETGPRGGMIERAMEIIAREGAGVIVLINRVSRDYVSRTIARGSEPPPTDAQVTEQRDYGGGAQILGALGVHDMVLLTNTEHSLVALEGYGLSIVGQQPLDDPAG, encoded by the coding sequence ATGAGCCAGTCCATCATCGAGCGGGTCCGCACCCTTGTCGCCGACGACCGCATGAGCCGCACGGCGCTCGCCCGCGCAGCAGGCCTTCACGCAAACAGCCTGCGCGATTGCCTTGAGCCGAAGTGGAACCCGACAGCCGATACGCTGGGCAAGCTGGAATCCTTTCTTTCGGCCAACGACGAGCGGCCGGTCATCGTCTCGGCCGAGGAGATCATCGACGAGGCGCGCAACGGGCGCATGTTCGTGCTGGTCGACGACGAGGACCGCGAGAACGAGGGCGATCTTATCATTCCGGCGCAAATGGCCACGCCCAATGCGATCAATTTCATGGCCACTCACGGCCGCGGCCTGATCTGCCTGGCGATGACCAGGTCACGGATCGAGCAGCTCGACCTCAAGCTGATGAGTCGCGACAATCGCAGCCGTCACGAAACCGCCTTCACCACCTCGATCGAGGCGCGCGAAGGCGTGAGCACCGGCATCTCTGCGGGCGACCGGGCGCGGACCGTGTCGGTGGCCATCGACGGAACCAAGGGGCGCGACGATATCGTCACGCCGGGTCACGTGTTCCCGCTGGTGGCGCGGGACGGCGGCGTGCTGGTGCGGGCTGGGCACACTGAAGCGGCAGTCGACATCTCGCGGCTCGCCGGCCTCAATCCCTCGGGCGTGATCTGCGAGATCATGAACGAGGACGGCACGATGGCGCGGATGGACGATCTCGTCCGTTTCGCCCGCCTGCACGACCTCAAGATCGGCACCATCCGCGATCTCATCGCCTATCGCCGCAAGCACGACCACCTGATCGAGCGCCGCGGCGAGCGACGCTTCACCAGCCGCTGGGGCGGCGAATGGCAGGCGGTTGCGTTCTATAACCGGGCGACCGGCGAGGAGACGCTTGCGCTCGTCAAGGGCGCGATCGATCCGGAAAAGCCGACCCTCGTGCGGATGCATTCGCTGTCGCTGTTCGACGACATCTTCGGCGAAACCGGTCCCCGCGGCGGAATGATCGAGCGGGCGATGGAGATCATCGCCAGGGAAGGCGCGGGCGTGATCGTGCTGATCAACCGCGTGTCGCGCGATTATGTCAGCCGCACGATTGCGCGCGGCAGCGAGCCTCCGCCGACGGACGCCCAGGTGACGGAGCAGCGCGATTATGGCGGCGGGGCGCAGATCCTCGGTGCGCTCGGTGTGCACGACATGGTCCTGCTGACCAATACCGAGCATTCGCTGGTGGCGCTCGAAGGCTACGGTCTGAGCATCGTCGGCCAGCAACCGCTGGACGATCCGGCCGGCTAG
- a CDS encoding NAD(P)H-binding protein has product MSDPLRIALVGATGLIGSEVMKLAVRREDMRLVAVARRESPLPQGARMEMFVADPSKWGEVFEAVRPQALICAVGTTWRKSGRDEDAFRAVDYDLVLATARAAKAAGIERMVAVSSTGADEMSKNRYLRTKGEVERELGRMKFKRLDILRPGLLKGQRIGDLRPLERLGSALSPLADLAMQGRWRAYRSIRAELVAKAALALTMRRAAGRFVHDNDAMLRAAATLPMPEGA; this is encoded by the coding sequence ATGTCTGATCCGCTGCGCATTGCGCTGGTCGGCGCGACCGGCCTCATCGGTAGCGAGGTGATGAAGCTGGCTGTGAGGCGCGAGGACATGCGGCTCGTGGCAGTCGCCCGCAGGGAATCGCCGCTGCCGCAGGGCGCGCGGATGGAGATGTTCGTCGCCGATCCGTCGAAGTGGGGGGAAGTGTTCGAAGCGGTCCGGCCGCAGGCGCTGATCTGCGCGGTGGGCACGACCTGGCGCAAGTCCGGACGCGACGAGGATGCCTTCCGCGCGGTCGATTACGACCTGGTACTGGCTACCGCGCGTGCGGCGAAGGCGGCGGGAATCGAGCGGATGGTCGCGGTCAGCTCGACCGGGGCCGACGAGATGAGCAAGAATCGCTACCTGCGGACGAAGGGCGAGGTAGAGCGCGAGCTGGGCCGGATGAAGTTCAAGCGGCTCGACATCCTGCGTCCGGGGCTTCTCAAGGGGCAGCGGATCGGCGACTTGCGCCCGCTGGAGCGGCTCGGCAGCGCGCTCAGTCCCTTGGCCGACCTGGCGATGCAGGGCCGCTGGCGCGCATATCGCTCGATCCGGGCCGAACTCGTCGCGAAGGCGGCTCTCGCCCTGACGATGCGCCGTGCGGCGGGGCGCTTCGTGCACGACAACGACGCCATGCTGCGCGCCGCTGCAACCCTGCCGATGCCCGAGGGCGCCTGA